A single genomic interval of Zingiber officinale cultivar Zhangliang chromosome 4A, Zo_v1.1, whole genome shotgun sequence harbors:
- the LOC121970930 gene encoding NAC domain-containing protein 83-like isoform X1 — protein sequence MDKTVFARHGSVLRLPPGFRFRPTDEELVVQYLKRKIHSCPLPALIIPDIINLRNYDPWDLPGGCKEVMYFFTRRDAKILGHGQLNRGARSGYWKAEGKEKQVVASWHNQVVGMKKVLVFYRGRPQTRTDWIMHEYRHVPQRNHSTHDSSGSKGDWVLCRIFRRKRTAKMENDNEEGGIRPSFSSSMDSSCVTELSDGSSDGEEAISART from the exons ATGGATAAGACGGTTTTCGCAAGGCATGGCAGTGTGTTAAGGCTGCCTCCTGGGTTCAGGTTCCGCCCTACTGATGAAGAACTTGTGGTTCAGTACCTTAAGAGGAAGATCCACTCCTGTCCCTTGCCTGCCTTGATCATCCCCGATATCATCAACCTCAGGAACTATGATCCCTGGGATCTTCCTG GTGGTTGCAAAGAGGTGATGTACTTCTTCACTCGCAGAGATGCAAAAATTTTGGGCCATGGCCAATTGAACCGAGGTGCTAGATCGGGGTACTGGAAAGCTGAAGGGAAGGAGAAGCAAGTGGTGGCTTCTTGGCACAACCAGGTGGTGGGGATGAAGAAGGTTTTGGTCTTCTACCGCGGAAGGCCGCAAACTAGAACTGATTGGATCATGCATGAGTACCGTCATGTTCCACAAAGGAATCACTCTACTCAT GATTCTTCAGGTTCGAAAGGCGATTGGGTGCTCTGTCGAATTTTTAGAAGGAAAAGAACAGCCAAGATGGAGAATGATAACGAAGAGGGTGGAATAAGGCCATCTTTCTCCTCTTCCATGGACTCTAGTTGTGTCACTGAGCTCTCTGATGGAAGTAGTGATGGTGAGGAAGCTATCTCAGCAAGAACATGA
- the LOC121970930 gene encoding NAC domain-containing protein 83-like isoform X2, with protein MDKTVFARHGSVLRLPPGFRFRPTDEELVVQYLKRKIHSCPLPALIIPDIINLRNYDPWDLPGGCKEVMYFFTRRDAKILGHGQLNRGARSGYWKAEGKEKQVVASWHNQVVGMKKVLVFYRGRPQTRTDWIMHEYRHVPQRNHSTHVRKAIGCSVEFLEGKEQPRWRMITKRVE; from the exons ATGGATAAGACGGTTTTCGCAAGGCATGGCAGTGTGTTAAGGCTGCCTCCTGGGTTCAGGTTCCGCCCTACTGATGAAGAACTTGTGGTTCAGTACCTTAAGAGGAAGATCCACTCCTGTCCCTTGCCTGCCTTGATCATCCCCGATATCATCAACCTCAGGAACTATGATCCCTGGGATCTTCCTG GTGGTTGCAAAGAGGTGATGTACTTCTTCACTCGCAGAGATGCAAAAATTTTGGGCCATGGCCAATTGAACCGAGGTGCTAGATCGGGGTACTGGAAAGCTGAAGGGAAGGAGAAGCAAGTGGTGGCTTCTTGGCACAACCAGGTGGTGGGGATGAAGAAGGTTTTGGTCTTCTACCGCGGAAGGCCGCAAACTAGAACTGATTGGATCATGCATGAGTACCGTCATGTTCCACAAAGGAATCACTCTACTCAT GTTCGAAAGGCGATTGGGTGCTCTGTCGAATTTTTAGAAGGAAAAGAACAGCCAAGATGGAGAATGATAACGAAGAGGGTGGAATAA
- the LOC121970931 gene encoding membrane-anchored ubiquitin-fold protein 4-like, translating to MQEEDLIELKFRLYDGSDIGPIRYSSSSTVAMLKERIISEWPRDKKIAPKVANDVKLISAGKVLENGTTIAQCRSPFGELPAGVITMHVVVQPTLTKTKTEKKVDELPKKKTCSCSCSIL from the exons ATGCAAGAAGAGGATCTGATCGAGCTCAAGTTCCGGCTGTATGATGGATCGGACATCGGTCCTATTCGATACTCGTCTTCTTCCACTGTCGCGATGCTCAAAGAAAGGATAATCTCCGAGTGGCCTCGTG ACAAGAAGATTGCACCAAAAGTTGCTAATGATGTTAAACTAATCAGTGCTGGCAAAGTATTGGAGAATGGAACAACAATTGCCCAATGCAGATCACCTTTTGGTGAGCTCCCTGCAGGGGTTATCACGATGCATGTCGTTGTGCAACCTACATTGACTAAAACAAAAACAG AAAAGAAGGTCGACGAGTTGCCAAAGAAGAAAACTTGCTCTTGCTCCTGCTCTATATTGTAG